The Roseicyclus marinus genome has a segment encoding these proteins:
- the mltG gene encoding endolytic transglycosylase MltG, which produces MWKSVAANGMSFLIVLFIALAGAIAWGQREFRAAGPLAEPVFFEVPRGASLRRVSEDLEELGAVSSSILFRLGAEYSGMAEQLRFGSYEIPAGASMEEVLEIVTAGGPSQFRYTATYVLQLAGTGELRLRERVPGTGEVVELADFAYENGIPEVYAELVDSGTPIAYRVSVPEGLTSWQIVEGLRMADFLSGEIAEIPPEGMLAPDTFEVRRGQDRQEIIDQMIENQEQILADAWANRQDGLPLASPEEVLILASIIEKETSVPDERRMVSSVFVNRLNRGMRLQTDPTVIYGITEGRGVLGRGIRASELRAETPWNTYVIDGLPPTPIANPGRAAIEAAVNPDGSPYIFFVADGTGGHAFAETLEEHNRNVAVWRRIEAEREAQRQ; this is translated from the coding sequence ATGTGGAAGAGTGTCGCCGCCAATGGCATGAGCTTTCTGATCGTCCTCTTCATCGCGCTGGCGGGCGCGATCGCCTGGGGGCAGAGAGAGTTTCGGGCGGCGGGTCCTTTGGCGGAGCCGGTGTTTTTCGAAGTGCCACGCGGCGCGAGTCTGCGCCGGGTTTCCGAGGATCTTGAAGAGCTTGGCGCGGTTTCTTCATCCATCCTTTTTCGGCTGGGCGCGGAATATTCCGGCATGGCCGAACAGCTGCGCTTCGGCAGCTACGAGATCCCGGCGGGTGCCTCCATGGAGGAGGTGCTGGAGATCGTGACGGCGGGCGGGCCGTCGCAGTTCCGCTATACGGCGACCTATGTCCTGCAGCTGGCGGGCACCGGCGAGTTGCGCTTGCGCGAGCGGGTTCCGGGGACGGGTGAGGTCGTGGAACTGGCTGATTTCGCTTATGAAAACGGCATACCCGAGGTCTACGCGGAGCTTGTCGACAGCGGCACGCCGATTGCCTATCGCGTCTCGGTTCCCGAGGGTCTGACATCCTGGCAGATCGTCGAAGGCTTGCGGATGGCGGATTTCCTGTCGGGAGAGATCGCGGAAATTCCGCCCGAAGGCATGCTGGCGCCCGATACGTTCGAGGTGCGGAGGGGACAGGACCGTCAGGAAATCATCGACCAGATGATTGAAAACCAAGAACAAATTCTGGCCGACGCCTGGGCGAACCGGCAAGATGGGCTGCCGTTGGCAAGCCCGGAAGAGGTCTTGATCCTGGCCTCCATCATCGAGAAGGAAACGAGCGTTCCCGATGAGCGGCGGATGGTGTCGAGCGTGTTCGTGAACCGGCTGAACCGGGGCATGCGTTTGCAGACCGATCCGACGGTGATCTATGGCATCACCGAGGGGCGCGGCGTGCTGGGGCGGGGGATCCGGGCGAGTGAGCTTCGGGCGGAAACCCCTTGGAATACTTATGTAATCGACGGGTTGCCGCCGACGCCCATCGCCAATCCGGGGCGGGCCGCGATCGAGGCGGCGGTGAACCCGGACGGGAGCCCCTATATCTTTTTCGTGGCGGATGGGACGGGCGGACATGCCTTTGCCGAGACGCTGGAAGAGCACAACCGGAACGTCGCGGTCTGGCGGCGGATCGAGGCGGAGCGCGAGGCGCAGCGCCAGTGA
- the rpsF gene encoding 30S ribosomal protein S6 codes for MPLYEHVMIARQDLSGTQAEGLIEHFGTVLSDNGGKVVESEYWGLKTMAYKINKNRKGHYAYIRTDAPSAAVQEMERLMRLHEDVMRVLTVKVDAHEEGPSVQMQKRDERDRGDRGDRGDRGDRGDRGDRGERRERR; via the coding sequence ATGCCTCTCTACGAGCATGTGATGATCGCGCGCCAGGACCTTTCCGGCACGCAGGCCGAGGGCCTGATCGAACACTTCGGCACCGTCCTGTCGGACAATGGCGGCAAGGTGGTCGAAAGCGAATACTGGGGCCTCAAGACGATGGCCTACAAGATCAACAAGAACCGCAAGGGCCATTACGCCTATATCCGCACCGACGCGCCTTCGGCCGCCGTGCAGGAGATGGAGCGTCTGATGCGCCTGCACGAAGACGTCATGCGTGTCCTGACCGTCAAGGTCGACGCCCACGAGGAAGGCCCCTCGGTCCAGATGCAGAAGCGCGACGAGCGCGACCGCGGGGATCGTGGTGACCGCGGCGATCGCGGTGACCGGGGTGATCGTGGCGACCGCGGCGAACGCCGCGAACGCCGCTGA
- a CDS encoding phage major capsid protein, which translates to MTETRSGAAEQPPAAKAPMVEMREALGGFLSEFSQFQTDLNTRFEKQEERIAMLSTKTMTHARPPLAAAADPGAPHRKALATYLRNGDDDALRGLELEQKGLNTAVNAEGGFLVDPQTAETIRGVLRSAASLRAVANVVQVEASSFDVLIDTTDTGAGWADEVTDTAETAAPQIERISIPLYELSAMPKASQRLLDDSAFDIEGWLAGRIADKFARAEAAAFVGGDGMGKPTGFLSGLFLPEAIWTWGALGYVATGTAGDFDANAPADAIVDLVYALGAQYRAGASFVMNSKTAGAVRKMKDADGRFLWSDGLAAGEPARLMGYPVLIAEDMPDIAADSVAIAFGDFRAGYTIAERPDLRVLRDPFSAKPHVLFYATKRVGGAISDYAAIKLLKFGLS; encoded by the coding sequence ATGACCGAGACCCGATCGGGGGCGGCGGAACAGCCCCCTGCGGCCAAGGCCCCAATGGTTGAGATGCGGGAGGCCCTTGGCGGTTTCCTGAGCGAATTCAGCCAGTTCCAGACCGATCTCAACACCAGGTTCGAAAAACAGGAAGAGCGTATCGCGATGCTGAGCACGAAAACCATGACCCATGCCCGCCCCCCTTTGGCCGCGGCGGCCGATCCGGGCGCCCCCCACCGCAAGGCGCTGGCGACCTATCTGCGCAACGGCGATGACGACGCGCTGCGCGGTCTGGAGCTGGAGCAGAAGGGCCTGAACACGGCGGTGAATGCCGAGGGCGGATTTCTTGTCGATCCGCAGACGGCGGAGACGATCCGGGGCGTTCTGCGCAGCGCTGCGAGCCTGCGCGCCGTCGCCAATGTCGTGCAGGTCGAGGCCAGTTCCTTTGACGTGCTGATCGACACCACCGACACCGGCGCAGGCTGGGCCGACGAGGTGACGGACACGGCCGAGACCGCCGCGCCGCAGATCGAGCGCATCTCGATCCCGCTCTACGAGCTGTCGGCGATGCCCAAGGCCTCGCAACGGCTGCTCGACGACAGCGCCTTCGACATCGAGGGATGGCTGGCGGGGCGCATCGCGGACAAGTTCGCCCGCGCCGAGGCCGCGGCCTTTGTCGGCGGGGACGGGATGGGCAAGCCCACGGGCTTTCTGAGCGGTCTGTTCCTGCCCGAGGCGATCTGGACCTGGGGCGCGCTGGGCTATGTGGCCACGGGCACGGCGGGCGATTTCGACGCCAATGCCCCCGCCGATGCCATCGTCGACCTGGTCTATGCGCTGGGCGCGCAATACCGGGCGGGCGCGAGTTTCGTGATGAACTCGAAAACCGCCGGTGCCGTGCGCAAGATGAAGGACGCGGATGGCCGTTTCCTGTGGTCCGACGGGCTGGCGGCGGGGGAACCGGCGCGGCTGATGGGCTATCCGGTGCTGATCGCCGAGGACATGCCCGATATCGCCGCCGACAGCGTGGCCATCGCCTTTGGTGATTTCCGGGCGGGCTACACGATCGCGGAGCGGCCCGATCTGCGGGTGCTGCGCGATCCGTTCAGCGCCAAGCCCCATGTCCTGTTCTACGCAACCAAGCGCGTGGGCGGTGCGATTTCGGATTACGCGGCGATCAAGCTGTTGAAATTCGGCCTGTCCTGA
- a CDS encoding acyl carrier protein has protein sequence MSDIAERVKKIVVEHLSVEEDKVTENASFIDDLGADSLDTVELVMAFEEEFGIEIPDDAAETIQTFGDAVKFIKDAQ, from the coding sequence ATGAGCGACATCGCAGAGCGCGTGAAGAAGATCGTGGTTGAGCACCTGAGCGTGGAAGAGGACAAGGTGACGGAGAACGCTTCGTTCATCGACGACCTCGGCGCGGATTCGCTCGACACGGTCGAGCTGGTCATGGCTTTCGAAGAAGAGTTCGGCATCGAGATTCCCGATGACGCCGCCGAGACGATCCAGACCTTCGGCGACGCCGTGAAGTTCATCAAGGACGCGCAGTAA
- a CDS encoding phage portal protein — protein sequence MVLDFLRKNPVAVPERKASASARVAFWGMGGRVAWSPRDAVSLTRAGFLGNPVGFRSVRMIAEAAAALPVLCQDARCRYDSHPVLALMTRPNPGQGRADLMEAVITQLMLSGNAYVEAVQDGGGVPVELHVLRSDRMHLVPGADGWPVGYDYVVGAKTHRHAPETICHVRCFHPQDDHYGLAPLQAAATAIDVHNAAARWSKALLDNAARPSGAIVYRGADGAGTMSEDQFTRLQDELATHHQGASNAGRPMLLEGGLDWKPMGFSPSDMEFQKTKEAAARDIALAFGVPPMLLGIPGDATYANYAEAHRAFYRLTVLPLAQKVLAQMGHWLGGLTGEAITLAPDLDQVPALAAEREAQWRRVAEADFLSAGEKRRLLGLPERPEEA from the coding sequence ATGGTACTGGATTTCTTGCGGAAAAACCCCGTGGCGGTGCCCGAGCGCAAGGCTTCGGCCAGCGCGAGGGTGGCGTTTTGGGGGATGGGTGGGCGTGTCGCCTGGAGCCCGAGGGATGCTGTGTCGCTGACGCGGGCGGGGTTCTTGGGCAACCCGGTGGGCTTTCGGTCGGTCAGGATGATCGCGGAGGCGGCGGCGGCCTTGCCCGTGCTGTGCCAGGATGCGCGCTGCCGCTATGACAGCCACCCGGTTCTGGCGCTGATGACCCGGCCCAATCCGGGGCAGGGGCGGGCCGATCTGATGGAGGCGGTGATCACCCAGCTGATGCTGTCGGGCAATGCCTATGTCGAGGCGGTGCAGGATGGCGGCGGGGTGCCGGTGGAATTGCATGTGCTGCGCTCGGACCGGATGCATCTTGTGCCGGGGGCCGATGGCTGGCCGGTGGGCTATGATTACGTGGTGGGGGCCAAGACCCATCGCCATGCGCCCGAGACGATCTGCCATGTGCGCTGTTTCCATCCGCAAGACGACCATTACGGGCTGGCCCCGTTGCAGGCGGCGGCCACGGCCATCGATGTGCACAATGCGGCGGCGCGGTGGTCGAAGGCGCTGCTCGACAATGCGGCGCGGCCTTCGGGGGCGATCGTCTATCGCGGCGCGGATGGCGCGGGCACGATGAGCGAGGATCAGTTCACCCGGTTGCAGGATGAACTGGCCACGCATCACCAGGGCGCAAGCAATGCGGGGCGGCCGATGTTGCTGGAGGGGGGGCTGGATTGGAAGCCCATGGGCTTCAGCCCCAGCGACATGGAATTCCAGAAGACCAAGGAGGCGGCGGCGCGCGATATCGCGCTGGCCTTTGGCGTGCCGCCGATGCTGCTCGGGATACCGGGGGATGCGACCTATGCCAATTACGCGGAGGCGCATCGGGCGTTTTACCGGCTGACGGTGTTGCCGCTTGCGCAGAAGGTTCTGGCGCAGATGGGGCATTGGCTGGGCGGGTTGACGGGGGAGGCGATCACGCTGGCCCCCGATCTGGACCAGGTGCCGGCGCTGGCCGCCGAGCGGGAGGCGCAGTGGCGGCGCGTGGCGGAGGCCGATTTCCTGAGCGCGGGCGAGAAGCGGCGGCTCCTGGGTCTGCCGGAGCGGCCGGAGGAGGCATGA
- the rplI gene encoding 50S ribosomal protein L9 has protein sequence MEVILLERVAKLGQMGEVVTVKDGYARNYLLPQKKALRVNDANLKAFESQKAQLEARNLETKKEAEALAARLDGQRYVIIRSASDAGALYGSVTPRDAADAAAEAGITVDRRQVQMTKPIKELGLHEVLVVLHPEVEVTIVLNVARSVEEAELQASGKSIQELAAEEEAAADFEIAELFDDIGGAQNDDEGDSREG, from the coding sequence ATGGAAGTCATCCTGCTCGAACGCGTGGCCAAGCTGGGCCAGATGGGCGAGGTCGTGACCGTCAAGGACGGCTACGCCCGCAACTACCTTCTGCCGCAGAAAAAGGCCCTGCGCGTCAATGACGCCAACCTCAAGGCCTTCGAATCGCAGAAGGCCCAGCTCGAGGCGCGCAATCTCGAGACCAAGAAAGAGGCCGAGGCCCTTGCCGCCCGTCTGGACGGCCAGCGCTATGTCATCATCCGTTCGGCCTCCGACGCCGGTGCGCTCTACGGGTCGGTCACGCCCCGTGACGCGGCCGATGCCGCGGCCGAGGCCGGCATCACCGTGGACCGTCGCCAGGTCCAGATGACCAAGCCGATCAAGGAACTGGGCCTGCACGAAGTGCTCGTCGTCCTCCATCCCGAGGTCGAGGTCACCATCGTGCTGAACGTCGCCCGCTCCGTCGAAGAAGCCGAGCTTCAGGCTTCGGGCAAGTCGATCCAGGAACTGGCCGCCGAAGAAGAAGCGGCAGCCGATTTCGAGATCGCCGAATTGTTCGACGATATCGGTGGCGCACAGAACGACGACGAGGGCGACAGCCGCGAAGGCTGA
- a CDS encoding DNA-packaging protein, which yields MKSAAGWLASGPPERVESFLAGLSDGALAALPYLFEFWALPHQLPPEGDWLTWVILGGRGAGKTRAGSEWVRAMVEGPTPAAPGRARRVALVGETYDQALAVMVKGESGLIACSPPDRCPRWIAGERRLEWPNGAEARLYSAHDPEALRGPQFDAAWCDELAKWPKGQDTWDMLQFALRLGEAPRQVVTTTPRNIGLLKALLAREGTVVTRAATEANRAHLAPGFLREVRARYGQTRLGRQELDGEMLEDAEDALWTRARLDGLRTDAVPEGARVIVAVDPPVTGHAGSDACGIVVLAVVEEGPPHDWRAVVLEDASVSAASPKQWAEAAAAAYHRHGAVRMVAEVNQGGDLVAVLMRQVDPHVNLRSVRASQGKTARAEPVAALYEQGRVRHLGVLAALEDEMCLMSLRGFEGRGSPDRVDALVWAVTEGLLVPGGRAARPRIRAL from the coding sequence TTGAAATCCGCGGCAGGCTGGCTCGCCTCCGGGCCGCCGGAGAGGGTGGAGAGCTTTCTTGCGGGGCTGAGTGACGGCGCGCTGGCGGCGCTGCCCTACCTGTTCGAGTTCTGGGCGCTGCCCCACCAGCTGCCGCCCGAGGGCGATTGGCTGACCTGGGTCATCCTGGGCGGGCGGGGTGCGGGCAAGACGCGGGCCGGGTCGGAGTGGGTGCGGGCGATGGTCGAGGGACCGACGCCTGCGGCCCCCGGACGGGCAAGGCGCGTGGCGCTGGTGGGGGAGACCTATGACCAGGCGCTCGCGGTGATGGTGAAGGGGGAGAGCGGGTTGATCGCCTGCTCTCCGCCCGACCGGTGCCCGCGCTGGATCGCGGGGGAGCGGCGGTTGGAATGGCCCAACGGGGCGGAGGCGCGGCTTTATTCCGCGCATGACCCCGAAGCGCTGAGGGGGCCGCAATTCGATGCGGCCTGGTGCGACGAGCTGGCGAAATGGCCCAAGGGCCAGGACACATGGGACATGCTGCAATTCGCGCTGCGGCTAGGGGAGGCGCCCCGGCAGGTGGTGACGACGACGCCGCGCAACATCGGGCTGCTCAAGGCGCTGTTGGCGCGGGAGGGGACGGTGGTGACGCGGGCCGCGACGGAGGCCAATCGCGCGCATCTGGCGCCCGGTTTCCTGCGCGAGGTGCGGGCGCGCTACGGCCAGACGCGGCTGGGGCGGCAGGAGCTGGATGGCGAGATGCTTGAGGATGCCGAGGACGCGCTGTGGACGCGCGCGCGGCTGGATGGATTGCGGACCGATGCCGTGCCCGAGGGCGCAAGGGTGATCGTGGCGGTCGATCCGCCGGTGACGGGACATGCGGGATCGGATGCCTGCGGGATCGTGGTTCTGGCGGTGGTGGAAGAGGGGCCGCCGCATGATTGGCGGGCCGTGGTGCTGGAGGATGCGAGCGTGTCGGCGGCAAGCCCCAAGCAATGGGCGGAAGCGGCGGCGGCGGCCTATCACCGGCACGGGGCGGTGCGGATGGTGGCCGAGGTGAACCAGGGCGGTGACCTGGTGGCGGTGCTGATGCGGCAGGTCGATCCGCATGTGAATTTGCGCAGCGTCCGGGCGAGCCAGGGCAAGACCGCGCGGGCCGAGCCGGTGGCCGCCCTTTATGAACAGGGGCGGGTGCGACACCTGGGCGTTCTGGCCGCGCTTGAGGACGAGATGTGCCTGATGAGCCTGAGGGGGTTCGAGGGCAGGGGCAGTCCGGACCGGGTGGATGCGCTGGTCTGGGCGGTGACCGAGGGCTTGCTGGTGCCCGGTGGGCGGGCCGCCCGGCCCCGGATCCGGGCGCTGTAG
- the fabF gene encoding beta-ketoacyl-ACP synthase II, translated as MRRVVVTGLGLVTPLASGVEKTWERLLAGQSGAGTITRFDASHLATTYACEVPLGDGSDGTFNPDDWMEPKERRKVDDFILYGMAAAVQAVEDSGWMPEGTEDRERTGVLIGSGIGGLSSIADTSITLKEKGPRRVSPFFVPGALINLISGQVSIRYGFKGPNHAVVTACSTGAHAIGDAARLIQWGDAEVMIAGGAESPICEIGIAGFNACKALSTKRGHEPQKASRPWDADSDGFVMGEGAGVVVLEEYEHAMARGAKIYAEILGYGLSGDAYHITAPPPDHEGAERAMRAALKRAGLEPSHVDYVNAHGTSTMADTIELGAVERLMGDHAAKVLMSSTKSATGHLLGAAGAIEAIFSILAIRDQIAPPTINLDNVAAETAINLCANAAQKGEINVVQSNSFGFGGTNACLIMGRV; from the coding sequence ATGCGGCGAGTGGTTGTGACGGGGCTGGGGTTGGTGACGCCCTTGGCCTCCGGGGTGGAAAAGACCTGGGAACGGCTGTTGGCCGGGCAATCGGGCGCGGGCACGATCACGCGCTTTGACGCCAGCCACCTGGCCACGACCTATGCCTGCGAGGTGCCCTTGGGCGACGGCAGCGACGGGACCTTCAACCCCGACGACTGGATGGAGCCCAAGGAACGGCGCAAGGTCGATGATTTCATCCTCTACGGGATGGCCGCCGCCGTGCAGGCCGTCGAGGATTCGGGCTGGATGCCCGAGGGCACCGAGGATCGCGAGCGCACGGGCGTTCTGATCGGGTCGGGGATCGGGGGGCTGTCCTCCATCGCCGACACCTCGATCACGCTCAAGGAAAAGGGACCGCGGCGGGTTTCGCCCTTCTTCGTTCCGGGCGCGCTGATCAACCTGATATCGGGCCAGGTGTCGATCCGCTACGGGTTCAAGGGACCCAACCACGCGGTCGTCACCGCCTGTTCGACGGGCGCGCATGCCATCGGCGATGCGGCGCGGCTGATCCAGTGGGGCGATGCCGAGGTGATGATCGCGGGCGGCGCGGAAAGCCCGATCTGCGAGATCGGGATCGCGGGGTTCAACGCCTGCAAGGCGCTGTCCACCAAGCGGGGCCACGAGCCGCAAAAGGCGAGCCGCCCCTGGGATGCCGACAGCGACGGCTTCGTCATGGGCGAGGGCGCGGGCGTTGTCGTGCTCGAGGAATACGAACACGCCATGGCGCGCGGGGCCAAGATCTATGCCGAGATCCTGGGCTATGGTCTGTCGGGCGATGCCTATCACATCACCGCGCCGCCGCCCGATCACGAGGGTGCGGAACGCGCGATGCGCGCGGCGTTGAAGCGGGCGGGGCTGGAGCCGTCGCACGTGGATTACGTGAATGCGCATGGCACATCGACCATGGCCGATACGATCGAGCTGGGCGCGGTCGAGCGTCTGATGGGCGATCACGCGGCCAAGGTGTTGATGTCATCGACAAAATCGGCGACCGGGCATTTGCTGGGCGCGGCCGGTGCGATCGAGGCGATCTTTTCGATCCTTGCGATCCGCGACCAGATCGCGCCGCCGACCATCAACCTCGACAACGTGGCGGCCGAGACCGCGATCAACCTGTGCGCCAATGCTGCGCAGAAGGGTGAGATCAACGTGGTGCAGTCCAATTCCTTCGGCTTTGGCGGAACCAATGCCTGTCTGATCATGGGGCGGGTGTAA
- the fabG gene encoding 3-oxoacyl-ACP reductase FabG gives MFDLTGKSALVTGASGGIGASIARALHGAGATVALSGTRVEPLQALAAELGGRAHVLPCNLGDATAVEALPKQAVEAMGALDILVNNAGITRDNLFMRMSDEEWAQVIEVNLTSTMRLCRGVLRGMMKARWGRIVNISSVVGATGNPGQGNYAASKAGMVGMSKSLAYEVASRGITVNCIAPGFIETAMTDKLNEDQKGKILSQIPAGRMGHADEIAAAALYLASPEAGYVTGTTLHVNGGMAMI, from the coding sequence ATGTTCGACCTGACAGGAAAATCGGCGCTGGTGACGGGCGCATCGGGCGGGATCGGGGCGTCGATCGCACGGGCGCTGCATGGCGCGGGTGCCACCGTGGCCTTGTCCGGTACGCGGGTGGAACCGCTTCAGGCGCTGGCCGCCGAGCTGGGCGGGCGGGCGCATGTCCTGCCCTGCAACCTTGGCGATGCCACGGCGGTCGAGGCGCTGCCCAAACAGGCCGTCGAGGCGATGGGCGCGCTCGATATCCTTGTGAACAATGCGGGCATCACGCGCGACAACCTGTTCATGCGCATGTCCGACGAGGAATGGGCGCAGGTGATCGAGGTCAACCTGACCTCCACCATGCGGCTGTGCCGGGGTGTTCTGCGCGGCATGATGAAGGCGCGTTGGGGCCGGATCGTGAACATTTCCTCGGTCGTGGGGGCCACGGGCAATCCCGGTCAGGGCAATTACGCCGCCTCCAAGGCCGGGATGGTCGGCATGTCCAAAAGCCTTGCCTACGAAGTGGCGAGCCGGGGCATCACGGTGAATTGCATCGCGCCGGGCTTCATCGAGACGGCCATGACCGACAAGCTGAACGAGGATCAGAAGGGCAAGATCCTGTCCCAGATCCCGGCGGGCCGCATGGGCCATGCCGACGAGATCGCGGCGGCAGCCCTCTACCTCGCCAGCCCCGAAGCGGGCTATGTCACCGGCACGACCTTGCACGTGAATGGCGGCATGGCGATGATCTGA
- a CDS encoding HK97 family phage prohead protease, translated as MGLETKFARFDAGGVTVTGGREIAGYASLFGACDGGGDTVAPGAYAGSLTRLAGEGRRVRMLWQHDPAEPIGIWDEVREDARGLYVKGRLLPEVARAREAAALIAAGAIDGLSIGYRTLRATKDGQGRRLLSEVELWEVSLVTFPMLPEARVSALAEAREAKAGEDLRDLARAFRDARARLAAREPR; from the coding sequence ATGGGGCTGGAGACCAAGTTCGCGCGGTTCGACGCGGGCGGCGTCACGGTCACGGGCGGGCGGGAGATCGCGGGATACGCGAGCCTGTTCGGGGCCTGTGACGGGGGCGGCGACACGGTCGCGCCGGGGGCCTATGCGGGCAGCCTGACGCGGCTGGCGGGCGAGGGGCGGCGGGTCAGGATGCTGTGGCAGCATGATCCGGCCGAACCCATCGGCATCTGGGACGAGGTGCGCGAGGATGCCCGCGGGCTTTACGTCAAGGGGCGGCTTTTGCCCGAGGTGGCGCGCGCCCGGGAGGCGGCGGCGCTGATTGCGGCGGGGGCCATCGATGGGCTGTCCATCGGTTACCGCACCTTGCGCGCGACGAAGGACGGGCAGGGGCGCAGGCTCCTGTCGGAGGTGGAGCTGTGGGAAGTGTCGCTTGTGACCTTTCCCATGCTGCCCGAGGCGCGGGTGAGCGCCCTGGCCGAGGCCCGGGAGGCCAAGGCGGGCGAGGACCTGCGGGACTTGGCGCGCGCGTTTCGGGATGCGCGGGCCCGACTGGCGGCGCGCGAGCCCCGCTGA
- a CDS encoding GTA head formation protein, RCAP_rcc01685 family yields the protein MSEGRAGGSRYLYAPFDAASARIEANERVQDERWQALNYRLEAIEAALDRLERRLWLAVFGVVSVILAQGIQELIQLGGAG from the coding sequence ATGAGCGAGGGCCGCGCCGGCGGGTCGCGGTATCTTTATGCGCCCTTCGACGCGGCCAGCGCGCGGATCGAGGCCAATGAACGGGTGCAGGACGAGCGCTGGCAGGCGCTGAATTACCGGCTGGAGGCGATCGAGGCGGCGCTGGACCGGTTGGAGCGGCGGCTGTGGCTGGCGGTTTTCGGCGTCGTGTCGGTGATCCTGGCGCAGGGCATCCAGGAGCTGATCCAGTTGGGCGGAGCCGGATAG
- the fabD gene encoding ACP S-malonyltransferase, with the protein MTKAFLFPGQGAQTIGMGRDLAEAYPAAREVFDTVDAALGEKLSALIWEGDQETLTLTRNAQPALMATSMAAMAALKAEGVEVTEAAFVAGHSLGEYTALCAAGALSVADAARLLRLRGEAMQAAVPAGEGAMAAILGLDFAAVMAVAEEAAQGEVCTAANDNDPAQVVISGHHAAVLRAVEIAKAHGAKRALLLPVSAPFHCALMQPAAEAMAEALANVAFHAPAVPLVGNVTAQASRDPDAIRARLVDQVTGRVRWRESVEWMAANGVTETWEIGAGKALSGMVKRIAREVETRGIGTAAEVQAAAESFKNA; encoded by the coding sequence ATGACGAAAGCCTTTCTCTTCCCCGGACAGGGGGCGCAGACCATCGGCATGGGCCGCGATCTGGCCGAGGCCTATCCGGCCGCCCGCGAGGTGTTCGACACGGTGGATGCGGCGCTTGGCGAAAAGCTTTCGGCGCTGATCTGGGAGGGGGATCAGGAGACGCTGACCCTGACCCGCAATGCCCAGCCCGCCTTGATGGCGACCTCGATGGCGGCCATGGCCGCCCTCAAGGCCGAAGGGGTCGAGGTGACCGAGGCCGCTTTCGTCGCGGGCCACTCGCTGGGGGAATACACGGCGCTTTGCGCCGCAGGTGCGCTGAGCGTTGCGGATGCAGCCCGGCTTCTGCGCCTGAGGGGGGAGGCGATGCAGGCCGCCGTTCCGGCGGGCGAGGGCGCGATGGCCGCGATCCTCGGCCTTGATTTCGCCGCCGTGATGGCAGTCGCCGAAGAGGCGGCGCAAGGCGAGGTCTGCACCGCCGCCAATGACAACGATCCGGCGCAGGTCGTGATCTCGGGCCATCACGCCGCCGTTCTGCGCGCGGTCGAGATCGCAAAGGCGCATGGGGCCAAGCGCGCGCTGCTTTTGCCCGTCTCCGCGCCCTTCCATTGCGCGCTGATGCAGCCTGCCGCCGAAGCCATGGCCGAGGCGCTGGCCAATGTCGCGTTCCACGCGCCCGCCGTGCCGCTGGTGGGCAATGTCACCGCCCAAGCCTCGCGCGATCCCGATGCGATCCGCGCGCGTCTGGTCGATCAGGTCACGGGCCGCGTGCGTTGGCGCGAAAGCGTGGAATGGATGGCCGCCAATGGCGTGACCGAGACATGGGAAATCGGCGCGGGCAAGGCGCTGAGCGGCATGGTCAAGCGCATCGCCCGCGAGGTGGAGACGCGCGGCATCGGCACGGCCGCCGAGGTGCAGGCCGCCGCCGAAAGCTTCAAGAATGCTTAA
- the rpsR gene encoding 30S ribosomal protein S18 — protein sequence MAAKPFFRRRKSDPFEGEGAPKIDYKDVRLLQRYISERGKIVPSRITAVGAKNQRKLAQAIKRARFLALLPYSVK from the coding sequence ATGGCAGCAAAACCGTTTTTCCGTCGTCGCAAGTCCGATCCGTTCGAGGGCGAAGGCGCCCCCAAGATCGACTACAAGGACGTTCGCCTGTTGCAGCGCTACATTTCCGAGCGCGGCAAGATCGTCCCCTCCCGCATCACCGCCGTCGGTGCCAAGAACCAACGCAAACTGGCCCAGGCCATCAAGCGTGCACGGTTCCTGGCCCTTCTGCCCTATTCCGTGAAGTAA